The following are encoded in a window of Thermodesulfovibrionales bacterium genomic DNA:
- a CDS encoding HEAT repeat domain-containing protein translates to RFASTEALGKIGEDGAVIALKETLRDEPWVAMASVKALGDIGGDDAREILYGCLERDEYRGIAFEALEKAGDEHTIEYLIPSFGSDDLGVLALKAAASIADRKGIPLPPECLTSLIPLLIDLQQSPDRELRRIAFIALAWAGDRRGLPYFIDALTDYELQEYAINGIIGIGDGARKAVVDALEDTGRSERDVLAKILSMMGEYTSLLEFSEDDDPEVRVEVALAVGRVNTSRNIEILERMLNDPEDEVRLAARKSSLDLEL, encoded by the coding sequence GAGGTTCGCCAGTACCGAGGCCCTTGGAAAGATAGGAGAAGACGGTGCCGTAATCGCCCTGAAGGAGACGCTCCGTGACGAGCCGTGGGTCGCCATGGCGAGCGTAAAGGCTCTGGGAGACATCGGCGGCGACGATGCGCGGGAAATTCTCTACGGCTGCCTCGAACGGGATGAATACCGCGGCATCGCCTTTGAAGCACTCGAGAAGGCCGGCGATGAGCATACGATAGAATATCTCATACCCTCTTTCGGCAGCGATGATCTCGGGGTGTTGGCGCTCAAAGCGGCGGCCTCCATCGCGGACCGGAAGGGGATACCACTGCCGCCCGAATGTCTCACGAGCCTCATTCCGCTCCTCATCGATCTCCAGCAATCGCCGGATCGGGAGCTGAGGAGGATCGCCTTTATCGCCTTAGCCTGGGCCGGGGATAGAAGGGGACTCCCCTATTTTATCGATGCCCTGACAGATTACGAGCTTCAGGAATACGCGATAAACGGAATCATCGGCATTGGCGACGGTGCCCGGAAGGCCGTCGTCGATGCCCTTGAGGACACGGGACGGTCGGAGCGAGACGTTCTCGCGAAGATACTCTCCATGATGGGAGAGTACACGAGCTTACTTGAATTTTCTGAAGACGATGACCCTGAGGTCAGGGTGGAAGTGGCCCTTGCCGTCGGGCGGGTAAACACGAGCAGGAACATCGAGATTCTGGAGAGGATGCTCAACGATCCCGAAGACGAGGTGAGACTCGCTGCCCGTAAATCAAGCCTGGATCTCGAGCTATGA
- a CDS encoding protein-glutamate O-methyltransferase CheR, protein MESVKGAGAGELIMTEKEYRLFIDLIEKEVGIVMKGDKRVTLQAKLSHRLAILGLSSYGDYYNAIISEPSKEELHSFISHITNNETYFMREIARFALFGGLLSEMKRCKLRENRNDITILSAGCSSGEEVYTLNIMLMESGLFAWGWDVNLFGIDVNNNALKKARNAAYTRNSFRLLDGNEEFRQKYFDRKDDSYILKLPYRSRVQFRHGNILHPESFGGMGTFDAIFCRNVFIYMSDEAIQRITEHFYRHLADDGYLFIGSSESLLSKSQFFVPEYRDGVIVYRKKPSSGARSCPKIII, encoded by the coding sequence ATGGAGAGCGTGAAAGGCGCGGGCGCGGGAGAACTCATCATGACCGAAAAGGAGTACCGTCTCTTCATTGACTTGATAGAGAAGGAAGTCGGCATCGTCATGAAAGGAGACAAGCGGGTGACCCTTCAGGCGAAACTCTCTCACAGGCTCGCGATACTCGGCCTCTCCTCATACGGCGACTATTACAACGCGATCATCTCCGAGCCTTCGAAAGAAGAACTTCACAGTTTTATATCCCATATAACCAATAACGAGACCTATTTCATGCGGGAGATTGCTCGATTCGCTCTATTCGGAGGGCTTCTCAGCGAAATGAAGAGATGTAAGCTGCGGGAGAACCGCAACGATATTACGATCCTTTCGGCAGGCTGTTCAAGCGGAGAAGAGGTCTATACTTTGAACATCATGCTCATGGAGAGCGGCCTCTTCGCGTGGGGCTGGGATGTAAATCTCTTTGGAATCGATGTGAACAACAATGCCCTCAAGAAGGCAAGAAACGCCGCATACACGAGAAACTCATTCCGGCTGCTCGACGGGAACGAGGAATTCCGCCAAAAATATTTTGATCGGAAGGACGACTCCTATATATTGAAGCTGCCCTATCGGTCGCGTGTGCAGTTCAGACACGGCAACATCCTCCATCCTGAGTCTTTCGGCGGCATGGGCACGTTTGACGCTATCTTCTGCAGGAATGTCTTTATCTATATGAGTGATGAGGCAATACAGAGGATCACGGAACATTTCTATCGCCACCTCGCCGATGACGGCTATCTCTTCATCGGTTCCTCGGAAAGTCTTCTCAGCAAGTCACAATTCTTCGTCCCCGAGTACCGGGACGGTGTCATCGTCTACAGAAAGAAACCATCGTCTGGTGCCCGGTCATGTCCGAAGATCATCATATAA
- a CDS encoding chemotaxis response regulator protein-glutamate methylesterase, with translation MSEDHHIRVLIVDDSPFVRKALQRIFEADPSLVVVGTARNGREAVEKTLSLKPDVVTLDIMMPVMDGIETLKILMDRCPVPVLILSQFTHEGADLTLKALQLGAMDFVDKSSRGPMDFLALTSEIIAKVKAIAHNSPKQLACESRILSGYSPQGIVEVVALGASTGGPPALEMILRRFPKGTSVGFLIVQHMPKGFTASLAERLDNVCSIRVKEAEDRDRIEPGLALIAPSGLHMKVRKGRGTVRLDIEPMNFVHRPSVDVLFQSVGETYGSRSIGVILTGMGSDGVKGLGTIRERGGLTLAQDESTSVIFGMPRVAINSGVVDKVVPLNDMAEEILKNV, from the coding sequence ATGTCCGAAGATCATCATATAAGGGTTTTGATTGTTGACGATTCTCCCTTTGTTCGCAAGGCGCTTCAAAGGATATTCGAAGCGGACCCCTCTCTCGTCGTAGTCGGTACGGCAAGGAACGGAAGGGAGGCGGTGGAGAAGACCCTCTCCCTCAAGCCCGATGTAGTCACCTTAGATATCATGATGCCGGTTATGGACGGCATCGAAACGCTGAAGATACTCATGGACCGCTGTCCTGTTCCGGTGCTCATCCTCTCCCAGTTTACCCATGAAGGTGCGGACCTCACCCTGAAGGCACTCCAGCTCGGCGCGATGGATTTCGTCGACAAATCTTCTCGGGGACCGATGGACTTTCTCGCCCTGACGTCCGAAATCATCGCGAAGGTAAAGGCGATAGCACACAACAGCCCGAAACAGCTCGCGTGTGAGTCCCGAATCTTATCCGGGTATAGTCCGCAGGGCATCGTAGAGGTGGTAGCGCTCGGCGCGTCAACGGGGGGTCCGCCCGCACTCGAGATGATCCTCCGAAGGTTTCCGAAGGGGACAAGCGTGGGATTCCTCATTGTTCAGCACATGCCGAAGGGTTTTACCGCATCGCTTGCAGAGCGCCTTGACAACGTCTGCTCCATCCGTGTAAAAGAGGCCGAGGACAGGGACAGAATCGAACCCGGGCTCGCCCTCATCGCGCCCTCGGGGCTTCACATGAAGGTTCGAAAAGGCAGGGGGACCGTTCGTCTTGATATCGAGCCGATGAATTTCGTCCACAGGCCTTCCGTTGATGTGCTCTTTCAGTCCGTCGGGGAGACCTACGGCAGTCGTTCCATCGGTGTCATCCTGACCGGTATGGGTTCTGATGGAGTGAAAGGCCTGGGCACTATCAGGGAGCGGGGGGGTCTCACCTTGGCACAGGATGAGTCGACATCGGTAATCTTCGGGATGCCGAGGGTCGCGATAAACAGCGGAGTCGTCGATAAGGTCGTGCCGCTCAACGATATGGCCGAGGAGATACTGAAGAATGTCTAA
- a CDS encoding PAS domain S-box protein: protein MQTGHSQEKKEEKTPASQGRLLVVDDEIDSLTVICEILSELGYEAAGFTSAREALETLKKRSFDLLLTDLVMPGMDGVKLLREAREIDPYLLCVMITGGGTIQTAVDAMKAGAFDYILKPMEIGLLSSTVSRAMNVCRLQRENAQLREFQKDLVESATDVIYRLSPDGVITALNPAFEAMTGWPRAEWIGKSFVQILHPGDLPVALEMFRKALRGEVPAPFELRVRAQSGEYLVGEFITPPQFSDGRVVGILGIARNITERKAADEQLRMLMDQLNAEKEFSDAILNNTPSGIMVVDGEGRILTVNFPGAEILAMAPAGMRGQALTDVYPETREMLIIDTRIGRETTITLRDGTTRPIGFSNSLIPGKEGNKRGTVIVFRDLTEIKELQAEVKKKQHFEALGKIISGVAHEIRNPLFAIQSIAQILGREIESPQHQALMQAILKETSRMRHLVDELLLYSRPSKLNLIEIDLDILLTELRHYIQTKKYKVSLSAGPIPPLTRVRADKEKLMQVLLNLVDNASGAESTSITTVVTRRDNRVSISFKDNGTGIKKEDMERIFDPFFTTRKQGTGLGLPICRKIIEDHGGTIEILSEEGEGTTVTLSLEAAGSESPPEA from the coding sequence ATGCAGACAGGACATAGTCAGGAAAAGAAAGAAGAGAAAACGCCGGCCAGTCAGGGCCGTCTTCTCGTCGTCGATGATGAAATCGATTCCCTCACGGTTATCTGTGAAATCCTTTCCGAGCTTGGTTATGAAGCGGCAGGGTTCACGTCGGCAAGGGAGGCGCTCGAGACATTAAAGAAACGGTCCTTTGATCTGCTCCTGACGGATCTCGTAATGCCCGGGATGGACGGCGTTAAGCTTCTCCGCGAGGCCCGCGAGATCGATCCCTACCTCCTCTGCGTTATGATTACCGGGGGAGGGACGATCCAGACCGCGGTCGATGCGATGAAGGCAGGGGCCTTCGATTACATATTGAAGCCCATGGAGATCGGCCTGCTGTCATCGACGGTCTCCCGCGCGATGAATGTATGCCGTCTCCAGAGGGAGAACGCGCAACTGCGTGAGTTCCAGAAGGACCTTGTCGAGAGTGCGACGGATGTCATTTATCGCCTTTCGCCGGACGGCGTGATTACGGCCCTTAACCCTGCCTTCGAGGCGATGACCGGCTGGCCACGGGCCGAGTGGATCGGTAAGTCCTTCGTCCAGATCCTCCATCCCGGTGACCTCCCCGTTGCACTCGAGATGTTTCGGAAGGCATTGCGTGGAGAAGTGCCGGCCCCTTTTGAGTTGCGTGTGCGCGCTCAAAGCGGTGAATATCTCGTAGGAGAATTCATAACACCGCCGCAGTTCTCCGATGGAAGGGTCGTCGGGATTCTCGGTATCGCCCGCAATATCACGGAGCGGAAGGCAGCGGATGAGCAGTTGAGAATGCTCATGGATCAGTTGAACGCCGAGAAAGAGTTTTCGGATGCGATACTCAACAATACCCCGAGCGGCATCATGGTCGTGGACGGAGAAGGAAGAATTCTGACGGTTAATTTCCCCGGGGCTGAGATACTTGCAATGGCCCCTGCTGGGATGAGAGGGCAGGCGCTTACGGACGTATATCCTGAGACGAGAGAAATGCTCATCATCGATACCCGTATCGGCAGGGAGACCACCATCACGTTGAGGGACGGTACGACTCGGCCGATCGGTTTTTCGAACTCGCTCATCCCGGGCAAGGAGGGGAACAAGCGGGGAACGGTCATCGTCTTTCGCGACCTGACCGAGATAAAAGAACTCCAGGCCGAGGTAAAGAAGAAACAGCACTTTGAGGCGCTCGGGAAGATCATCTCGGGGGTTGCGCACGAAATCAGAAACCCGCTCTTTGCGATTCAGTCTATTGCGCAGATTCTCGGGAGGGAAATCGAATCCCCGCAGCATCAGGCCCTCATGCAGGCGATCCTCAAGGAGACCTCCAGGATGCGGCATCTCGTTGACGAACTCCTCCTCTACAGCAGGCCGTCAAAACTCAATCTCATCGAGATAGATCTGGACATCCTGCTGACGGAGCTGAGGCACTACATCCAGACAAAGAAGTACAAGGTCAGTCTTTCGGCAGGCCCTATCCCTCCCCTCACTCGCGTCAGGGCCGACAAGGAGAAGTTGATGCAGGTCCTTCTCAACCTTGTCGACAATGCATCGGGGGCAGAGAGCACGAGCATTACGACCGTAGTCACGAGAAGAGATAACAGGGTCAGCATTTCTTTCAAGGATAACGGGACCGGTATTAAGAAGGAAGACATGGAGCGAATATTCGACCCTTTCTTCACGACAAGAAAGCAGGGGACAGGGCTCGGTCTGCCGATCTGCAGAAAAATTATTGAAGACCACGGGGGGACCATCGAAATTCTGAGCGAAGAGGGAGAAGGGACGACGGTTACACTCTCCCTGGAGGCTGCGGGGAGTGAGTCGCCTCCGGAAGCCTAA
- a CDS encoding carboxymuconolactone decarboxylase family protein encodes MEYPKNYQTIQKKFSKLMKAHEEAGRQAREAGPIDAKTSNLIQLAACVALRSEGGVHSHVKRALQAGASKDEIYHTIALLINTVGFPTTAAAFSWVNDLMGKKK; translated from the coding sequence GTGGAGTATCCGAAAAACTACCAGACAATTCAGAAGAAGTTTTCGAAACTCATGAAGGCGCATGAAGAGGCGGGCAGGCAAGCACGGGAGGCCGGACCTATCGACGCAAAGACGAGCAATCTCATCCAGCTTGCAGCCTGTGTCGCATTGCGCTCTGAGGGGGGAGTGCATTCCCATGTGAAGAGGGCCCTGCAGGCCGGTGCGTCCAAGGATGAAATCTACCATACCATAGCTCTCCTCATCAATACCGTTGGGTTTCCGACAACGGCAGCGGCATTCTCATGGGTAAATGACCTCATGGGGAAGAAGAAGTAA
- a CDS encoding GTPase domain-containing protein, translating to MSFINYSSREINCKIVYYGPGLCGKTTNLQFVYKKTKPEQKGKLISLATETERTLFFDFLPLALGDIRGFRVRFHLYTVPGQVFYAASRKLILKGVDGVVFVADSQIERMEANIESLEDLKINLADQGYDLEKLPYTIQYNKRDLPNVVPLTEIDGLLNTNNTPFFEGVAVNGAGVFETLKDVAKQVLFELKKHY from the coding sequence GTGTCGTTTATAAATTACTCCTCCCGCGAGATAAACTGTAAAATCGTCTACTACGGTCCGGGACTCTGCGGGAAGACCACGAACCTCCAGTTCGTTTACAAGAAGACAAAACCGGAGCAGAAGGGCAAACTCATATCGCTCGCTACGGAGACCGAAAGGACCCTCTTTTTCGATTTTCTTCCTCTCGCCCTCGGAGACATAAGGGGCTTCAGGGTCAGGTTTCACCTCTATACGGTGCCAGGCCAGGTCTTCTATGCCGCCAGCAGGAAACTCATCCTCAAGGGTGTGGACGGTGTCGTTTTTGTTGCCGACTCTCAGATCGAAAGGATGGAGGCGAATATCGAGAGTCTTGAAGACCTCAAGATCAATCTCGCCGACCAGGGCTATGACCTTGAAAAACTGCCCTACACCATCCAGTATAACAAGAGGGATCTGCCGAATGTCGTGCCGCTCACCGAGATCGATGGCCTCCTCAATACGAACAACACTCCATTTTTCGAAGGTGTTGCGGTAAACGGCGCCGGGGTTTTTGAAACCCTCAAGGATGTCGCTAAACAGGTGCTCTTCGAACTGAAAAAGCACTATTAA
- a CDS encoding roadblock/LC7 domain-containing protein, with protein MESNLVMYEGEFRRIDEELRKLYQQTNAKVLFLIDKNGQLIASAGDTYNLDTTALASLTAGNIAATGGIARLLGEREFTVLFHEGDTDNIHITLIGQRVILVVIFDQRSSLGLVRLRVKKSSEAIAKIFEEIAAKADREKSEGRLDESPFAEISDEDIDNLFR; from the coding sequence ATGGAATCGAATCTGGTAATGTACGAAGGCGAGTTCCGGCGCATTGACGAAGAACTCCGCAAATTATACCAACAGACCAATGCAAAAGTCCTCTTTCTCATCGACAAAAACGGACAACTCATCGCTTCTGCGGGAGATACGTACAACCTCGACACAACCGCCCTCGCATCCCTGACCGCGGGCAACATCGCAGCCACAGGCGGTATCGCACGGCTCCTCGGAGAGCGGGAGTTCACCGTCCTTTTCCATGAAGGTGACACGGACAATATCCATATCACGCTTATCGGTCAGCGGGTAATTCTCGTAGTGATATTCGACCAGAGGTCTTCCCTCGGTCTCGTACGGCTGCGGGTGAAAAAGTCCTCCGAGGCGATCGCGAAGATATTCGAAGAGATAGCCGCGAAGGCGGACAGGGAAAAGAGCGAGGGAAGGTTGGACGAGTCTCCCTTTGCTGAGATCAGCGATGAGGATATCGATAATCTATTCAGGTAG
- a CDS encoding thiamine pyrophosphate-dependent enzyme, which yields MSTTATTTLSLKELSKKEGRLTHGHRMCSGCGAPIVVKQVLLSTDYPVVAANATGCLEVSTCISQYTSWKIPWIHNAFENAAATLSGVETMYRALKKKGRIDKDIKFVAFGGDGGTYDIGFQSLSGAMERGHDMLYVCYDNGAYMNTGIQRSSATPIGADTTTCPVGSSVKGKMQPRKNLTRIMAAHGIPYVAQASPSHWRDAMAKFRKAFDIQGPKFINVIAPCNRGWRSRTDDAILLSRLAVETCYWPLYEVEGGVTKITFEPKEKKPLEEFMKPQGRFKHLFAPENEWLLRLSQEEVDKEWERLRKEAGGSSGERP from the coding sequence ATGTCTACCACCGCAACAACAACACTCAGCCTGAAAGAGCTCTCGAAGAAGGAAGGCCGCCTTACTCACGGACACCGGATGTGTTCGGGATGCGGGGCGCCGATCGTCGTGAAGCAGGTCCTCCTTTCGACCGATTATCCCGTCGTTGCGGCGAATGCGACAGGTTGTCTCGAGGTCTCGACCTGCATTTCCCAATATACCTCATGGAAGATTCCCTGGATACACAATGCCTTCGAAAACGCAGCTGCCACCCTTTCCGGTGTCGAGACGATGTACCGGGCTCTCAAGAAGAAGGGGAGGATAGACAAGGACATCAAGTTCGTCGCCTTCGGGGGTGACGGGGGAACCTACGACATCGGGTTTCAGAGCCTCTCGGGCGCGATGGAGCGCGGCCATGACATGCTCTATGTCTGCTATGACAACGGGGCGTACATGAATACCGGGATACAGCGCTCCAGTGCGACCCCGATCGGGGCAGATACGACTACCTGCCCCGTAGGAAGTTCCGTCAAGGGGAAGATGCAACCAAGGAAGAATCTCACGAGGATCATGGCCGCGCACGGGATTCCCTATGTTGCGCAGGCATCGCCGTCCCACTGGAGGGACGCGATGGCAAAGTTCAGAAAGGCCTTCGACATACAAGGCCCGAAATTCATCAATGTCATTGCGCCCTGTAACCGGGGATGGAGGTCAAGGACCGATGACGCTATTCTTCTCTCGAGACTCGCTGTCGAGACGTGTTACTGGCCCCTCTATGAGGTCGAGGGCGGTGTGACGAAGATAACGTTCGAGCCGAAAGAGAAGAAACCTCTCGAAGAATTCATGAAGCCGCAGGGAAGATTCAAGCACCTCTTCGCTCCAGAGAATGAGTGGCTCCTCAGGCTCTCCCAGGAAGAGGTCGACAAGGAGTGGGAAAGACTGAGGAAAGAGGCCGGGGGGTCGTCGGGAGAAAGACCCTAA
- the porA gene encoding pyruvate ferredoxin oxidoreductase has translation MAKIVAVTGNEAIANALRQVNPDVCAAYPITPATDIMQRFTSFVSDGGVDTEMILVESEHSAMSACVGASAAGGRVVTATSSQGLALMWEILFIAAGDRLPIIMPLVNRALSAPINIHGDHSDGMGARDTGWIQIYSENAQEAYDNTIQAFRIAEHPEIRLPAMVCMDGFIISHSIERLEYLDDDTVKNFVGEYRAAHPLLDTDHAVSYGPLILSDLYMEYKRAQHEVMTKVGRVALEVADEFAKISGRRYGLFESYRLDDAEVALVLLNSAAGTAKDVVDEFRDRGIKAGLLKPRFFRPFPYEEIASALKSAKAIAVLDRADSFGGFGPLHMEIASAMMMNGKKPALINKIYGLGGRDFLPEHAEMVLSELVEIAKGGKVKTFKEYIGVRE, from the coding sequence ATGGCAAAGATTGTAGCGGTTACCGGAAATGAGGCGATCGCCAACGCCCTCAGGCAGGTGAACCCCGATGTCTGCGCGGCCTACCCCATAACGCCGGCGACGGACATTATGCAGCGGTTTACCAGTTTTGTGTCCGACGGCGGGGTGGACACGGAGATGATTCTCGTGGAGAGCGAGCACAGCGCCATGAGCGCCTGCGTCGGCGCGTCGGCAGCCGGCGGAAGGGTGGTAACCGCCACCTCATCCCAGGGACTCGCCCTCATGTGGGAGATCCTCTTCATCGCCGCAGGCGACAGGCTGCCCATCATCATGCCCTTGGTGAACAGGGCACTCTCGGCCCCCATTAATATTCATGGAGACCACTCGGACGGCATGGGAGCACGGGATACGGGCTGGATCCAGATCTATTCGGAAAACGCCCAGGAGGCGTACGACAACACGATTCAGGCATTCAGGATCGCGGAACACCCTGAAATACGGCTCCCCGCGATGGTCTGCATGGACGGCTTCATCATTAGCCATTCCATCGAGAGGCTCGAATACCTCGATGACGACACGGTAAAGAATTTTGTCGGTGAATACAGGGCCGCTCATCCCCTCCTCGATACGGATCATGCGGTAAGCTACGGGCCCCTTATCCTCTCGGATCTCTACATGGAATACAAGAGGGCCCAGCACGAGGTCATGACGAAGGTCGGCAGGGTGGCCCTCGAAGTCGCCGATGAATTCGCAAAGATATCGGGACGAAGATACGGACTCTTCGAGTCATACCGCCTGGATGATGCGGAGGTCGCCCTCGTCCTTCTCAATTCCGCGGCCGGGACAGCAAAGGACGTTGTGGACGAATTCAGGGACAGGGGTATCAAGGCCGGTCTCCTGAAGCCAAGGTTCTTCAGGCCTTTCCCCTATGAGGAGATCGCTTCGGCCCTGAAGAGCGCTAAGGCGATAGCCGTCCTGGACAGGGCCGACTCTTTCGGAGGTTTTGGTCCCCTCCATATGGAGATCGCGTCGGCGATGATGATGAACGGCAAGAAGCCGGCGCTCATCAATAAGATATACGGTCTCGGCGGGAGGGACTTCCTACCCGAGCACGCCGAGATGGTACTCTCCGAACTGGTTGAAATCGCGAAGGGGGGCAAGGTGAAAACGTTCAAAGAATATATAGGAGTGAGGGAATAA
- a CDS encoding 4Fe-4S binding protein — protein sequence MKQKGWRELPLGAVVTEPGSSAKFTTGSWRAFRPVWKPEHCIQCLFCWMFCPDMAIKVKEGKREEFDYDYCKGCGICAMECPGKKGQKAIVMVEEGK from the coding sequence ATGAAACAGAAGGGCTGGAGAGAGTTGCCCCTCGGTGCGGTTGTGACCGAGCCCGGCAGTTCTGCGAAATTCACGACAGGCTCATGGCGGGCGTTCAGGCCGGTTTGGAAGCCGGAACATTGTATCCAGTGCCTCTTTTGCTGGATGTTCTGCCCGGACATGGCGATAAAGGTGAAAGAGGGGAAGAGGGAAGAGTTCGACTATGACTACTGCAAGGGGTGCGGCATCTGCGCCATGGAATGTCCCGGCAAGAAAGGTCAGAAGGCTATCGTGATGGTAGAGGAGGGCAAATAG
- a CDS encoding 2-oxoacid:acceptor oxidoreductase family protein, producing the protein MADTVEIRWHGRGGQGTVTAAKVLADACLSGGRHVQAFPEYGPERSGAPLRAYNRVSDKELRLHCPVLHPRVIAVTDATLLDGVNVAEGAREDATFIVNTAKEPAEIRAKLNLPKTQRVVTVDATKIAIDCFGRALPNSPMLGAVCKVTGLTTLDSLIDDVRKSFGKKFSQKIIDGNVEATKRGFAEVKEG; encoded by the coding sequence ATGGCTGATACGGTTGAGATACGATGGCACGGCAGGGGAGGGCAGGGAACGGTGACCGCCGCGAAGGTTCTCGCAGATGCGTGCCTGAGCGGTGGAAGGCACGTTCAGGCTTTTCCCGAGTACGGTCCTGAGCGTTCGGGTGCTCCGCTGCGGGCTTACAATAGGGTGAGCGACAAGGAACTCCGCTTGCACTGTCCGGTCCTCCATCCCAGGGTCATAGCGGTTACGGATGCGACGCTCCTCGATGGTGTCAATGTGGCTGAGGGCGCCAGGGAAGATGCCACCTTCATCGTCAACACGGCGAAAGAACCCGCCGAGATACGCGCAAAACTGAACCTTCCGAAGACACAGAGGGTGGTTACGGTAGATGCAACGAAGATCGCCATCGACTGTTTCGGAAGGGCCTTGCCCAATTCGCCGATGCTCGGGGCGGTCTGCAAGGTTACTGGACTGACAACCCTTGACTCTCTCATTGATGATGTGAGAAAAAGTTTCGGGAAGAAGTTTTCCCAGAAAATAATAGACGGCAATGTCGAGGCGACAAAGAGGGGCTTTGCGGAGGTGAAGGAAGGATGA
- a CDS encoding radical SAM protein: protein MPMHMRITHEAGLSYLRDFDLLELGEMADTVRRELHPSGIATFVVDRNINYTNVCINRCKFCAFYRDLDSTEAYILSDDELFRKIDETITLSGTQILLQGGLHPELDLDYYTDLLRSIKERYSITIHGFSPPEVSYLADKHSLTVRETLKILQEAGLDSMPGGGAEILSDRVREILSPRKIKSASWVRVMEEAHRLGMRTTATMMFGSVEKPEDIIEHLDRIRDLQDRTGGFTAFIPWSFQPGNTELSRQALPSPASGKRVRKGRKAGDREKHEPALEMHAATAVDYLRVLALSRVYLDNIKNIQASWVTQGVKLAQVALRFGANDFGSTMIEENVVAATGVSHRVSQKDIIGAIRSAGFKPAQRDTGYNIVKVFA, encoded by the coding sequence ATGCCGATGCATATGAGAATAACCCACGAGGCCGGTCTGTCCTACCTCAGGGACTTCGATCTTCTCGAACTCGGTGAGATGGCCGATACCGTGAGAAGGGAGTTGCACCCCTCGGGGATTGCGACGTTTGTGGTCGACAGGAACATCAACTATACGAACGTCTGCATCAACCGGTGCAAGTTCTGCGCGTTCTACAGGGACCTCGACAGCACCGAAGCCTATATCCTCTCGGATGATGAGCTCTTCAGGAAGATTGACGAGACCATCACCCTCAGCGGCACGCAGATCCTTCTCCAGGGCGGGCTCCACCCCGAGCTCGATCTCGATTATTACACGGATTTATTGAGATCCATAAAGGAACGATACAGCATAACCATTCACGGCTTTTCCCCCCCGGAGGTTTCCTACCTTGCGGACAAACATAGTCTGACCGTCAGGGAGACCCTGAAAATCTTGCAGGAGGCAGGCCTCGATTCCATGCCGGGGGGAGGCGCCGAGATCCTCTCGGACAGGGTGAGGGAGATCCTCAGCCCGAGAAAGATTAAATCTGCTTCCTGGGTACGGGTGATGGAAGAGGCTCATCGTCTCGGCATGCGCACTACGGCGACGATGATGTTCGGGTCCGTCGAAAAGCCGGAAGATATCATTGAGCACCTCGATCGCATACGGGATCTCCAGGACAGGACCGGCGGCTTTACCGCGTTTATCCCCTGGTCGTTTCAGCCGGGGAATACGGAGTTGAGCCGGCAGGCCCTCCCCTCCCCTGCTTCCGGTAAGAGAGTGCGAAAAGGGCGGAAAGCGGGGGATCGGGAGAAACATGAGCCCGCGTTGGAGATGCATGCTGCCACGGCGGTCGATTATCTCAGGGTGCTCGCGCTTTCACGAGTATATCTCGATAATATCAAAAACATTCAGGCCTCCTGGGTAACTCAGGGGGTGAAGCTCGCTCAGGTCGCCTTGAGATTCGGCGCCAATGATTTCGGCTCGACCATGATCGAGGAGAATGTCGTTGCGGCAACAGGGGTGAGCCATCGCGTATCGCAAAAGGATATAATCGGTGCCATAAGGTCTGCGGGCTTTAAACCGGCTCAGAGGGACACCGGCTACAACATCGTGAAGGTATTCGCATGA